From the Streptomyces syringium genome, one window contains:
- the lpdA gene encoding dihydrolipoyl dehydrogenase yields MQETDVFVIGGGTGGYSTALRAAALGLDVVLAERDLVGGTCLHRGCVPSKAMLHAAELVDGIAEARERWGVKVTLDSVDWSALTATRDDIVARNHKGVEGHLSHARVRVVRGSASLTGPRGVRVDSGAEAGSRWTVRRGIVLATGSRPRTLPGLEPDGERVVTSDDALFAPGLPTSVLVLGGGAIGVEYASLHRSMGAEVTLVEAAGRLLPLEDADVSRHLTRGLKKRGIDVQVGARLEDARPYEGGVRATVRTARGEFRVVEAERLLVAVGRVPVTDGLGLAAAGLATDARGFVAPADWARLETSVPGIHVVGDLLPPPSLGLAHASFAEGLVVAETLAGGAPRPVDYAAVPRVTYSSPQTASVGLSEAGARERGHEVKVNSMPLTAVAKGMVHGQGGVVKVVTEAGATGGSGGRVLGVHLVGPHVSEMIAESQLIVGWDAEAADVAQHVHPHPTLSEAVGEVFLSLAGRGLHQQ; encoded by the coding sequence ATGCAGGAAACAGATGTGTTTGTCATCGGTGGCGGCACCGGCGGGTACAGCACCGCGCTGCGCGCCGCCGCCCTGGGGCTCGATGTCGTCCTCGCGGAACGCGATCTGGTGGGCGGCACCTGTCTGCACCGCGGCTGCGTGCCGAGCAAGGCGATGCTGCACGCCGCGGAGCTGGTGGACGGGATCGCCGAGGCGCGGGAGCGGTGGGGGGTGAAGGTGACGCTCGACTCCGTCGACTGGTCCGCGCTGACCGCCACCCGCGACGACATCGTCGCGCGCAACCACAAGGGCGTGGAGGGGCACCTGTCCCACGCGCGGGTGCGCGTGGTGCGCGGTTCCGCCTCGCTGACGGGCCCGCGCGGCGTCCGGGTCGACTCGGGTGCCGAGGCGGGGTCCCGGTGGACCGTGCGGCGCGGCATCGTGCTCGCCACGGGTTCACGGCCGCGCACGCTGCCCGGGCTGGAGCCGGACGGCGAGCGGGTCGTCACCAGTGACGACGCGTTGTTCGCCCCGGGGCTGCCCACCTCGGTGCTGGTGCTGGGCGGCGGCGCGATCGGCGTCGAGTACGCCTCCCTGCACCGGTCGATGGGCGCCGAGGTGACGCTGGTGGAGGCGGCCGGCCGGCTGCTGCCGCTGGAGGACGCCGACGTGAGCCGGCATCTGACCCGGGGCCTGAAGAAGCGCGGCATCGACGTCCAGGTGGGCGCGCGGCTGGAGGACGCGCGGCCCTACGAGGGCGGGGTGCGGGCCACCGTCCGTACCGCGCGCGGGGAGTTCCGGGTCGTGGAGGCCGAGCGGCTGCTGGTGGCCGTGGGCCGGGTGCCGGTCACCGACGGGCTGGGGCTGGCGGCCGCCGGGCTGGCCACGGACGCGCGGGGGTTCGTCGCGCCGGCCGACTGGGCGCGCCTGGAGACCTCCGTGCCGGGCATCCATGTGGTCGGCGATCTGCTGCCGCCGCCGTCACTGGGGCTGGCGCACGCGTCCTTCGCCGAGGGGCTGGTGGTCGCGGAGACCCTCGCGGGCGGGGCGCCGCGGCCGGTCGACTACGCGGCCGTGCCGCGGGTCACCTACTCCAGCCCCCAGACGGCGTCCGTGGGCCTGTCCGAGGCCGGGGCACGGGAGCGGGGCCATGAGGTGAAGGTCAACTCGATGCCGTTGACGGCGGTCGCCAAGGGCATGGTGCACGGGCAGGGCGGGGTGGTGAAGGTCGTCACGGAGGCAGGGGCGACGGGCGGGAGCGGGGGCCGGGTGCTGGGCGTGCACCTCGTGGGCCCGCATGTCTCGGAGATGATCGCGGAGAGCCAGCTGATCGTCGGCTGGGACGCCGAGGCCGCCGATGTGGCCCAGCACGTCCACCCGCATCCGACGCTCTCGGAGGCGGTCGGCGAGGTGTTCCTGTCCCTGGCCGGCCGGGGGCTGCACCAGCAGTAA
- a CDS encoding LysR family transcriptional regulator gives MSLRQMEYLVAVVAEESFTRAAEALNVTQSALSHQIKALEREVGGPLLERRPRGIGLTPMGRAFLPHAELAVRSAQQARRAAKAAAGAAGGELHIATLHALAVGVLPSVFARWRREYPQVLLNLHEYATTEELRDHMERGVADVAVGPRPDDWHGPVVPLGQEEIMLVTSADDPLAARAQPVRLTELADRVWVRCALEPVVQGQRWLDWVCERSGFAPRTGMWTEHSSTAVRMAVAGVGLVAAPPHLARDVTGAAVLAVDPPWHREQTAYSRVELTGIAATFVRIGQELAFPDTAQARTSSATG, from the coding sequence TTGAGTCTGCGACAGATGGAGTACCTGGTCGCGGTGGTGGCGGAGGAGTCCTTCACCCGGGCCGCCGAGGCGCTCAACGTCACCCAGTCCGCGCTCTCGCACCAGATCAAGGCGCTGGAGCGGGAGGTCGGCGGCCCGCTGCTGGAGCGGCGCCCGCGCGGCATCGGGCTCACGCCCATGGGCCGCGCCTTCCTGCCGCACGCCGAACTGGCGGTGCGCAGCGCCCAACAGGCGCGCCGCGCCGCGAAGGCCGCGGCCGGGGCGGCGGGCGGCGAGCTGCACATCGCGACGCTGCACGCGCTCGCCGTCGGCGTGCTGCCGTCCGTCTTCGCCCGCTGGCGGCGCGAGTACCCCCAGGTCCTGCTGAACCTCCACGAGTACGCCACCACGGAGGAGCTGCGCGATCACATGGAGCGCGGCGTCGCCGACGTGGCCGTCGGCCCCCGGCCGGACGACTGGCACGGCCCCGTCGTCCCGCTCGGCCAGGAGGAGATCATGCTGGTCACCTCCGCCGACGACCCGCTCGCGGCCCGCGCGCAGCCGGTGCGGCTGACGGAACTGGCCGACCGGGTATGGGTGCGCTGCGCCCTCGAACCGGTGGTGCAGGGGCAGCGCTGGCTGGACTGGGTCTGCGAGCGGAGCGGCTTCGCCCCCCGTACGGGCATGTGGACCGAGCACTCCTCCACCGCCGTCCGGATGGCGGTGGCCGGCGTGGGCCTCGTCGCCGCGCCCCCGCACCTCGCCCGGGACGTCACCGGCGCGGCGGTCCTCGCCGTCGACCCGCCCTGGCACCGGGAACAGACCGCCTACTCCCGGGTGGAACTCACCGGCATCGCCGCCACCTTCGTGCGCATCGGCCAGGAGCTGGCCTTCCCGGACACCGCTCAGGCCCGCACCAGCAGCGCCACGGG